GGCACGCGCCGCCGCCTCGAGGGTGGCGGCCAGGATCAGCAGGCGCACGCCGGAGGGCGCCTCGTCGAGCGACGCGGACTCATCGCCCTTGTCGTCGTCGGCGGCGGGCTCGCGCGCGGGGAGCCGGTCCAGCACGCCCAGGCCGTACGCCAGCGTCTTGCCGGCGCCGCTGCTGGCGCGCGCCACCAGGTTTCCCTCGCGCCGCAGCACGGGAATCACGGCCTGCTGAAGGCCCGTGGGGTGCTCGATCCCCGCGTCTTCCAGCGCGGCCAGGAGCGGCTCGCCCAGCCCGAGGTCGTTGAATGAAGCCATAACCGTCGTCCGTCTCGAGTTTCAGTGAAAAAGGCAGTGCGGTAGTGCGTTAGTTCGTTAGTGCGGCACTGCTTCGTGTTCGTGGAGCTTCTCCTCGTCGTTCCCAGCAAGTAGCCTGCCCCTCAGGGCGCTCCTCCCTCCAGCGGGCGCGATGCGGCCGCCGGGGCCTTGGCGGGCAGGCGCACGGTGAAGGTGCTGCCCTGGCCGGGCGCGGAGGCCACGCGGATGGAACCGCCCAGGAGCTGCGCCAGCCGCCGCGAGATGGGCAGCCCCAGCCCCGTGCCCGTTCCCGATTCGCGGTCGATCTGCACGAACTCCTCGAAGATGCGCGCCTGGTCGGCCGGGTCGATGCCGCGCCCCTGGTCCGCCACGTCGATCTCCACCCCGCCGTCCCCCAGCCCGCGGCACGACACGGTCACCGGCTTGCCATCCCCGAACTTGATGGCGTTGGACAGCAGGTTCAGCACGATCTGCCTCACCCGCCGCGGATCGGTGACCACCGGCAGGCACGGCGAACCGCCGCCGATCGCCGTCTCCAGCGCCACCCCGTTCTCTTCGGCCATCGGCCGCACGGTGTCCATCAGCTCCACCAGCAGGTCGCCGGGAACGACCTCCTCCACCTGTACCTCGATACGGTCCGCCTCGATCTTGGACAGGTCCAGCACGTCGTTCACCAGTTCCAGCAGGTGCCGCGCGGCGCGCGCCGACCGCTGCAGCGCGTCCCGCTGCCGCTCGTCCACCGGCCCGAAGATGCCCTCCAGGATCAGCTCGGTGTAGCCGATCACCGCGTTGATGGGCGTGCGCAGCTCGTGGCTCATGGCCGCGTAGAAGCGGCTGCGCGTGGCCAGCGCGCGCTCCAGGTCGGCGGAGCGCTCGGCCAGGTCCACGTTCAGCATCTCCAGCTCGGCGGCCTGGCTTTGCAGCTCCGCCGC
This genomic stretch from Longimicrobium sp. harbors:
- a CDS encoding DEAD/DEAH box helicase codes for the protein MASFNDLGLGEPLLAALEDAGIEHPTGLQQAVIPVLRREGNLVARASSGAGKTLAYGLGVLDRLPAREPAADDDKGDESASLDEAPSGVRLLILAATLEAAARAALELVPFAQAAGLTVSGSGGGWGTGAGEAEVLAATPQEVMEGVRTSEVKL
- a CDS encoding PAS domain-containing sensor histidine kinase is translated as MYGPRALLLSAGDVPWRAALGGCDAVHPAAANDELASRAEQADAAFVDGSPREALAVARRLRTLDPTLQAVIVAEAGKRTEMERALLFAPGLGELWVVEPEQVDDDLLRRAASITAQRRRFRGTEKAVARDLARVQPRRGERALVSDAFLAALLDVLPDPVVSLDDDGNVLSWNPAAEATIGHARADALGRPLVDLLRPEPREDFEALLEAARMGSARGEVTYRRRAGEPAVGEVAVVPVTASGHSVRALVLHDVTHLRETQAELETQAAELQSQAAELEMLNVDLAERSADLERALATRSRFYAAMSHELRTPINAVIGYTELILEGIFGPVDERQRDALQRSARAARHLLELVNDVLDLSKIEADRIEVQVEEVVPGDLLVELMDTVRPMAEENGVALETAIGGGSPCLPVVTDPRRVRQIVLNLLSNAIKFGDGKPVTVSCRGLGDGGVEIDVADQGRGIDPADQARIFEEFVQIDRESGTGTGLGLPISRRLAQLLGGSIRVASAPGQGSTFTVRLPAKAPAAASRPLEGGAP